The following proteins come from a genomic window of Geomonas sp. RF6:
- a CDS encoding pyridoxamine 5'-phosphate oxidase family protein encodes MELTRLFESYGIGVMATAAADGSVNTAIYARPHVLDENTLVWGMTDGRTFRNIRENPFASFLFKTSGQGFTGVRIQIKMVRTEEGEMLQRIKEHTNEVVGPGAGDAITHAVVFAIIEMRPLL; translated from the coding sequence ATGGAATTGACCAGACTCTTCGAGAGCTACGGGATCGGTGTCATGGCCACGGCTGCCGCCGACGGCAGCGTGAACACCGCGATATATGCGAGGCCGCATGTCCTGGACGAGAACACGCTGGTATGGGGAATGACGGACGGCCGGACCTTCAGAAACATCAGGGAAAATCCCTTCGCCTCCTTTCTCTTCAAGACCTCCGGGCAAGGATTTACCGGGGTGCGGATTCAGATAAAGATGGTCAGGACCGAGGAGGGGGAAATGCTGCAAAGGATCAAGGAGCACACGAATGAAGTCGTCGGCCCCGGTGCCGGTGACGCCATAACCCACGCCGTCGTCTTCGCCATTATCGAGATGCGCCCTCTGCTGTAG
- a CDS encoding YifB family Mg chelatase-like AAA ATPase produces MLAKVLSSALLGIDAILIDVEVDIAQGLPQLATVGLPDVAVKESKDRVKAALKNSGYDFPNRKITVNLAPADVKKEGASFDLPISIGILAATGAVQGEKLKEYLLLGELSLDGGVKPIRGCLSVAVAAREAGLAGIVVPTENACEGGVVDGIEVIGVSQLCEVVDFLNGALQIEPYKADIDALFRQGCEYGEDFCEVKGQEHAKRALEVAAAGSHNLLMIGPPGSGKTMLARRVPSILPPLQFEEAIETTKVYSVMGLLEKERALIATRPFRSPHHTISDVGLIGGSTTPKPGEVSLSHNGVLFLDELPEFKKHVLEVLRQPMEDGRVTISRALSSVTYPSRIMLVAAMNPCKCGQSGESGGGCTCTPREIHQYRSRISGPLLDRIDIHIEVPAVRYRELADRAEGESSAAIAARVGTAREIQLERFKGTRVHCNAQMTPRQIRKFCEPDAAGHRLLEVVTEKLGFSARAYTRILKVARTVADLAGTENIQEQHIAEAIQYRSLDRKLGY; encoded by the coding sequence ATGCTCGCCAAGGTACTTTCCAGCGCGCTTCTGGGCATTGACGCCATCCTCATCGATGTGGAGGTGGACATAGCCCAGGGTCTTCCCCAACTTGCCACCGTAGGACTCCCCGACGTAGCGGTAAAGGAGAGCAAGGACCGAGTCAAGGCGGCCCTCAAGAACTCCGGCTACGACTTCCCCAACCGCAAGATCACCGTCAACCTCGCCCCGGCCGATGTAAAGAAGGAGGGCGCCTCCTTCGACCTCCCCATCTCCATAGGGATACTCGCCGCGACCGGCGCCGTGCAGGGCGAGAAGCTGAAAGAGTATCTCCTTCTGGGGGAACTCTCCCTGGACGGCGGAGTGAAGCCGATTCGCGGCTGCCTCTCCGTGGCGGTCGCAGCGCGGGAGGCCGGACTTGCAGGTATCGTTGTGCCGACTGAGAACGCCTGCGAAGGCGGCGTCGTTGACGGCATCGAGGTGATCGGCGTTTCGCAGCTGTGCGAAGTGGTGGACTTCCTGAACGGCGCGCTGCAGATCGAGCCGTACAAGGCCGATATCGACGCCCTCTTCAGGCAGGGGTGCGAGTACGGTGAAGACTTCTGCGAGGTGAAAGGGCAGGAGCACGCCAAGCGCGCCCTCGAAGTCGCCGCGGCTGGATCACATAATCTGCTCATGATCGGTCCGCCGGGATCGGGGAAGACGATGCTGGCGCGGCGCGTCCCCTCCATCCTTCCCCCTTTGCAGTTTGAGGAGGCGATAGAGACGACGAAGGTGTACAGCGTGATGGGGCTTCTGGAGAAGGAGCGGGCGCTGATAGCCACCCGACCCTTTCGCTCCCCGCATCACACCATCTCCGACGTCGGCCTGATCGGCGGGAGCACGACTCCCAAGCCGGGCGAAGTCTCGCTCTCACATAATGGCGTCCTTTTCCTCGACGAACTCCCCGAATTCAAGAAGCACGTCCTCGAAGTGCTGCGCCAGCCGATGGAGGACGGTCGCGTCACCATCTCGCGCGCCCTCTCGTCTGTGACGTACCCGAGTCGTATCATGCTTGTCGCAGCGATGAACCCATGTAAGTGCGGCCAAAGCGGCGAGAGCGGAGGCGGCTGCACCTGCACGCCGCGGGAGATCCACCAGTACCGCTCCCGCATCTCCGGTCCGCTCCTGGACCGGATCGACATCCACATCGAGGTGCCGGCAGTAAGGTATCGGGAACTGGCGGACCGTGCGGAAGGCGAAAGCTCCGCGGCGATCGCGGCCAGGGTGGGGACGGCGCGGGAGATACAGCTGGAAAGGTTCAAGGGGACGCGGGTGCACTGCAATGCGCAGATGACGCCGAGGCAGATCAGGAAATTCTGCGAGCCGGACGCCGCCGGCCACCGGCTGCTGGAAGTGGTGACCGAGAAACTCGGCTTCTCCGCCCGCGCCTACACGAGGATCCTGAAGGTAGCCCGCACCGTCGCCGACCTCGCGGGTACGGAAAACATTCAGGAGCAGCACATAGCCGAGGCGATACAGTACCGGAGCCTGGACCGGAAGCTGGGATACTGA
- a CDS encoding PQQ-dependent sugar dehydrogenase yields the protein MDRRSRTSPVFLMSLAVFAVVVLSSCSREGNSATGKGAPGFPASLTFTPVAKGFTDPTAIVSARDGSNRLFVVEQGGRVKIVRDGVVSATPFLDISGLVTRTGSEQGLLDLEFPPDFARRRVFFVNYTDKTGIGNTSIDRFSVSADPDRADPASRTQLLHITQPYRNHNGGELAFGPDGFLYIGTGDGGKGGDPHRNGQRRDTLLGKILRIDVSSGTKSYAIPKGNPFRNEIWGYGLRNPWRFSFDRTTGDLYIADVGQDEVEEVDFQPAGAGAGANYGWNRMEGSSCFKKEKCDKSGLVLPVAEYRHGRGDCSVTGGYVYRGTAASLKGIYLYGDFCSGRIWGLRRDGSTWRTQLLADTKFSISTFGEDEAGEVYVADYGSGTVYRVGAP from the coding sequence ATGGACAGGCGGAGCAGAACCTCACCAGTCTTTCTCATGTCTTTGGCTGTTTTCGCTGTCGTAGTTTTATCCTCCTGTTCCCGCGAGGGAAACAGTGCTACCGGAAAGGGTGCTCCCGGTTTCCCCGCCTCCCTCACCTTCACCCCGGTGGCCAAAGGGTTTACTGACCCGACGGCGATAGTCAGCGCGAGGGATGGCAGCAACAGGCTTTTTGTGGTGGAGCAGGGGGGGAGGGTGAAGATCGTGCGGGACGGGGTTGTTTCGGCCACCCCCTTTCTCGATATATCCGGACTCGTCACCAGGACCGGCAGCGAGCAGGGGCTGCTGGACCTGGAGTTTCCTCCCGACTTCGCCCGCCGTCGCGTTTTCTTCGTGAACTACACCGACAAGACGGGGATCGGCAACACCTCCATCGACCGCTTTTCCGTGAGCGCCGACCCGGACAGGGCGGATCCGGCCTCCCGCACGCAGCTTCTCCACATCACCCAGCCGTATCGTAACCACAACGGTGGTGAACTCGCTTTCGGCCCGGACGGGTTTCTCTACATCGGCACCGGTGATGGAGGGAAGGGGGGGGACCCACACCGCAACGGCCAGAGGCGCGACACGCTCCTCGGGAAGATCCTCCGCATTGACGTCTCATCGGGCACCAAGTCGTATGCAATCCCGAAGGGGAATCCGTTCCGGAACGAGATATGGGGCTACGGTCTGCGCAATCCATGGCGCTTTTCCTTCGACCGGACGACAGGTGACCTCTACATTGCCGACGTCGGGCAGGATGAAGTGGAAGAGGTCGACTTCCAGCCCGCTGGTGCCGGTGCCGGAGCCAATTATGGATGGAACCGGATGGAGGGGAGCAGCTGCTTTAAGAAAGAGAAGTGCGACAAGTCTGGGCTGGTCCTCCCTGTCGCCGAGTATCGTCACGGCCGCGGGGACTGCTCGGTGACCGGAGGGTATGTGTACCGTGGCACTGCCGCGTCGCTGAAGGGAATCTACCTGTACGGCGACTTCTGCTCCGGGCGCATCTGGGGCCTGCGCAGAGATGGATCGACATGGCGGACTCAGCTTCTTGCGGACACGAAATTCTCCATCTCCACTTTCGGGGAGGACGAAGCTGGTGAAGTGTACGTGGCAGATTACGGCAGCGGTACGGTGTATCGCGTGGGAGCACCTTGA
- a CDS encoding sigma-54 interaction domain-containing protein: protein MKRALFAWIGKNDLDAASSDGARGLGAICQSISSRNYGKVVLLSDWPADKTQGYFNWIRARTSAELEVRSVELANPTDIPAVYDYAKRTVQETLRGIGKGCEVTFHLSSGTWAMASVWIILANSFFTATLIKSSPEEGVQDVYFPFELAADYLPDLVKRKDKAVGPLFDGGSADAPAFSNIIHRSEVVLRLLSKAQKAAPHFLPVLILGESGTGKELLASAIHKSSLCKGRFVAVNCGAIPASLIESELFGHAKGAFTGAAGQKHGLIKAAAGGTLFLDEVGELPLGAQVKFLRVLQEGTFTPVGAIIPETTDARIIAATNRNLLEEVAAGRFREDLFHRLAVAMLYVPPLREREGDLIPLIDHLLREANRRLSKGAGHTPKKLSSAARTVLLQHHWPGNVRELQNTLLRAALWSDGNVLEKQDIEEALLPAPPRSGSNDEGRGDVLGVPLGDGFDLEGILGEVARHYLKKAMTASGGNKSKASRLLNFKSYQTLDNWLKRYGLRDTPSS from the coding sequence ATGAAAAGGGCTTTATTCGCATGGATTGGAAAGAACGATCTCGACGCCGCGTCATCCGACGGGGCGAGGGGGCTGGGCGCCATCTGCCAGTCCATCTCCTCCCGCAACTATGGAAAGGTCGTCCTTCTTTCCGACTGGCCGGCGGACAAAACCCAAGGGTACTTCAACTGGATCAGGGCACGCACCTCCGCGGAGTTGGAGGTGAGATCGGTCGAACTTGCCAATCCTACCGATATTCCGGCGGTGTACGACTACGCCAAGCGAACGGTACAGGAGACCTTGCGCGGTATCGGAAAGGGCTGCGAGGTAACCTTCCACCTCTCCTCCGGTACTTGGGCGATGGCCTCCGTGTGGATCATCCTCGCCAACTCCTTCTTCACGGCGACGCTGATAAAATCCTCGCCGGAGGAGGGGGTGCAGGATGTCTATTTCCCCTTCGAACTCGCCGCCGATTATCTTCCCGACTTAGTAAAACGGAAAGATAAAGCGGTTGGCCCGCTTTTTGATGGAGGCAGTGCCGATGCGCCGGCCTTCAGCAACATCATTCACCGCAGCGAGGTGGTGCTCCGACTCCTCTCGAAGGCGCAAAAGGCCGCCCCGCACTTCCTGCCCGTGCTCATCCTGGGCGAATCGGGAACCGGGAAGGAACTGTTGGCGAGCGCCATCCACAAGTCGAGCCTTTGCAAGGGACGGTTCGTCGCCGTGAACTGCGGCGCCATCCCGGCCTCGCTGATCGAATCGGAACTCTTCGGCCACGCCAAGGGGGCCTTCACCGGGGCGGCCGGCCAAAAGCATGGGCTGATAAAAGCCGCGGCCGGCGGTACCCTCTTTCTCGACGAGGTGGGGGAGTTGCCCCTCGGCGCGCAGGTCAAGTTCCTGCGGGTTCTCCAGGAGGGCACCTTTACCCCCGTGGGCGCAATCATCCCCGAAACGACCGATGCCCGGATCATCGCCGCCACCAACAGGAATCTCCTGGAGGAGGTCGCCGCGGGGAGGTTTCGCGAAGACCTGTTCCACCGGCTGGCGGTGGCCATGCTCTACGTGCCGCCCCTGCGCGAGCGGGAAGGGGACCTGATACCCCTGATCGACCACCTGCTGCGGGAAGCGAACCGGCGCCTGTCGAAGGGTGCGGGGCACACGCCCAAGAAGCTCTCGTCCGCAGCCCGTACCGTGTTGCTCCAGCATCACTGGCCCGGCAACGTGAGGGAACTGCAGAATACCCTTCTGCGGGCAGCGCTCTGGTCCGACGGGAACGTCCTCGAGAAACAGGACATCGAAGAAGCCCTGCTACCCGCTCCTCCTCGCAGTGGAAGCAACGATGAAGGACGCGGAGACGTTCTGGGAGTTCCACTGGGGGATGGGTTCGATCTGGAGGGGATTCTCGGTGAGGTCGCCAGGCATTACCTGAAAAAGGCAATGACCGCATCCGGCGGTAACAAGTCGAAGGCGTCGCGCCTTTTGAACTTCAAGAGCTACCAGACGCTCGACAACTGGCTTAAAAGATACGGACTGCGCGACACGCCGTCTTCGTGA
- a CDS encoding phasin family protein, which yields MRDKLEQLMYFGLGAAILAKEKLEQAGESTRGFREEGDRRAREFFEKTVAKGTEEREQVKSSIKDLLKEAMDELGLAKRTDVTALRAEVDALRAELARSRQGQP from the coding sequence ATGAGAGACAAGCTTGAGCAGCTGATGTACTTCGGCCTCGGTGCCGCGATCCTCGCAAAGGAAAAGTTGGAGCAGGCGGGAGAATCGACACGCGGGTTCAGGGAAGAGGGGGACCGGAGAGCGCGGGAATTCTTCGAGAAAACGGTGGCGAAGGGGACCGAGGAACGGGAGCAGGTGAAGTCGAGCATAAAGGATCTGCTGAAGGAAGCGATGGACGAGCTCGGCCTCGCGAAGCGCACCGACGTCACCGCCTTGCGTGCGGAGGTCGATGCGCTCCGGGCGGAGCTGGCGAGGTCGCGCCAGGGGCAGCCGTGA
- the trxB gene encoding thioredoxin-disulfide reductase, translating into MEVTHHRLIILGSGPAGYTAAVYAARANLNPVLITGMQQGGQLMTTTEVDNWPGDPDGVQGPELMERMLRHAERFGTKIIYDQIHKSNLKDRPFTLEGDNGIYTCDALIIATGASARYLGIPSEQAYKGKGVSACATCDGFFYRGKPVAVIGGGNTAVEEALYLANIASHVTVVHRREKFRAEKILADRLIEKTKTGKVTIEWHHVLEEVLGDEGGVTGIRLHHVVSGTDKIIPVHGCFIAIGHTPNTSIFENQLDMEDGYILTQGGCEGGCTSTNVPGVFAAGDVQDRVYRQAITSAGTGCMAAVDAEKFLELLDT; encoded by the coding sequence ATGGAAGTAACTCATCACCGGCTCATAATTCTCGGATCCGGACCCGCTGGCTACACCGCCGCGGTTTACGCCGCGCGCGCAAACCTGAACCCCGTACTGATCACCGGCATGCAGCAGGGTGGGCAGCTGATGACCACGACCGAGGTGGACAACTGGCCGGGGGACCCCGACGGCGTTCAGGGACCGGAGCTCATGGAGCGGATGCTGCGCCACGCCGAGCGATTCGGGACGAAGATAATCTACGACCAGATCCACAAGTCGAACCTGAAGGATCGCCCCTTCACCCTGGAGGGGGACAACGGCATCTATACCTGCGACGCCCTCATCATCGCGACCGGCGCTTCCGCCAGATACCTCGGCATACCCTCCGAGCAGGCGTACAAGGGGAAGGGGGTCTCCGCCTGCGCCACCTGCGATGGTTTCTTCTACCGCGGCAAACCGGTTGCAGTCATTGGCGGCGGTAATACGGCAGTCGAGGAAGCCCTCTATCTTGCCAATATCGCCTCCCACGTGACCGTCGTGCACCGCCGGGAAAAGTTCCGCGCCGAGAAGATCCTCGCGGACCGCCTGATAGAGAAGACAAAGACCGGGAAGGTGACCATCGAGTGGCATCACGTCCTGGAAGAGGTGCTGGGGGACGAGGGGGGGGTGACGGGAATCCGCCTGCACCACGTCGTCAGCGGCACCGACAAGATCATCCCGGTGCACGGCTGCTTCATCGCCATCGGCCACACGCCGAACACCTCCATATTTGAAAACCAGCTCGACATGGAGGACGGCTACATCCTGACCCAGGGCGGCTGCGAGGGGGGGTGCACCTCCACGAACGTACCCGGAGTCTTCGCCGCGGGAGACGTGCAGGACCGTGTCTACCGGCAGGCGATCACCTCCGCCGGCACCGGCTGCATGGCCGCCGTCGACGCAGAAAAGTTCCTGGAGCTTCTCGATACCTAA
- the ilvA gene encoding threonine ammonia-lyase: MLDYALIQEAAQRIKGRLHKSALINAHHFSEKLHLPLYLKCENLQRTGSFKIRGALNFMTSQPPEALAGGVVTASAGNHAQGVAFAAQLLAVPAIIYMPESTPPQKVFSTREYGAEVVLAGRNFDEACSAALGAARDRGALFVHAFDDELIMAGQGTIGLELLTQLPDIANVLIPIGGGGLISGIATAIKKTNPQVRIIGVEAAAAPSMLLSLKKGEVTTVPLHASLADGIAIKTVGQRTFPVVQALVDEVVMVGEEEIAQAIVALLERAKLMVEGAGAVGLAALMAGKVKRLEGKTVVLLSGGNIDVKTIATVVERGLVAAGRYLKLKVELEDIPGALACLLSAVAQTRANISIITHDRRARSLPIGKTEVLLEVETRGVDHIEEVIKYLSSQGYQLEVTR; this comes from the coding sequence ATGCTTGACTATGCCCTCATCCAGGAAGCCGCCCAAAGGATCAAGGGGCGCCTCCACAAGAGCGCGCTGATTAACGCTCACCATTTCAGCGAAAAGCTGCATCTCCCTCTTTACCTCAAGTGCGAAAACCTGCAGCGCACCGGTTCCTTCAAGATCCGGGGTGCATTGAACTTCATGACATCGCAACCGCCCGAGGCGCTGGCCGGCGGCGTAGTTACCGCCTCTGCTGGAAACCATGCGCAGGGGGTGGCGTTTGCCGCGCAGCTTCTGGCGGTCCCCGCGATCATCTACATGCCTGAAAGCACTCCGCCTCAAAAAGTCTTTTCCACCAGGGAGTACGGAGCCGAGGTTGTCCTTGCCGGCAGAAACTTCGATGAGGCATGCAGCGCTGCCCTCGGTGCTGCCCGCGACAGGGGCGCCCTCTTCGTGCACGCCTTCGACGATGAACTCATCATGGCGGGGCAGGGAACGATAGGTCTGGAGCTCCTGACCCAGCTACCGGACATCGCCAACGTGCTCATCCCGATCGGCGGAGGGGGCCTCATCTCAGGGATCGCCACCGCCATCAAGAAGACGAACCCGCAGGTGCGCATTATCGGAGTGGAGGCGGCCGCCGCCCCCTCCATGCTCCTCTCCCTTAAGAAAGGGGAAGTCACCACCGTCCCGTTGCACGCAAGCCTCGCAGACGGCATCGCCATCAAGACGGTGGGGCAGCGGACCTTCCCGGTCGTGCAGGCGCTCGTGGACGAGGTCGTGATGGTGGGGGAAGAGGAGATCGCGCAGGCGATCGTGGCGCTTCTGGAAAGGGCGAAGCTGATGGTGGAGGGCGCTGGTGCGGTAGGGCTCGCCGCGCTCATGGCGGGGAAGGTGAAGCGTCTGGAGGGGAAGACGGTGGTTCTTCTTTCCGGCGGAAACATCGATGTGAAGACGATCGCCACCGTGGTGGAAAGGGGGCTGGTGGCCGCCGGGCGTTACCTGAAGCTGAAGGTCGAGCTGGAAGATATTCCCGGCGCCCTTGCGTGCCTCCTCTCAGCCGTGGCGCAGACCCGCGCCAACATCTCCATCATTACCCACGACCGCCGCGCCCGCTCCCTCCCGATAGGGAAGACGGAGGTACTTCTGGAGGTGGAGACCCGCGGTGTGGACCACATCGAGGAGGTCATCAAGTACCTGTCGTCACAGGGGTATCAGCTGGAGGTGACGCGCTAG
- a CDS encoding cation diffusion facilitator family transporter, whose product MDSHAHAEPHVHSASCSHAGHDHHEHHHDHHLDQSIAGRLKYAIILTGATLLAEVIGGIWTNSLALLSDAAHVFLDLFALLLSLAAIRLAALPATDTRTFGWHRAEVFASFINGISVFFIAAVICYEAVGRIYQPEEVKSFPMLVIAGIGLGMNLFSASALHSHSHDDLNVHSAFLHVIGDAAASVGVIIGGIIMYYTNWFLLDAIISIGIGAVIFWGSWRVIRESTHILLEGVPKTIVLDEVAGTIMEVEGVSEVHHLNVWTICSHILALSAHVVIPRSFRGEHAPMRSQIEKKLFEKHHISHTTLQLESEPCTKEGHVKTFRHRPRAGGDDHDHAHGGSCSGHHH is encoded by the coding sequence ATGGATTCACACGCTCACGCTGAACCTCACGTACACAGCGCATCGTGCAGCCACGCGGGCCACGATCACCACGAACATCATCACGACCACCATCTGGACCAGAGCATCGCGGGGCGCCTGAAGTACGCCATCATACTAACCGGCGCCACTCTCCTCGCGGAGGTCATCGGCGGGATCTGGACGAACTCCCTGGCGTTGCTCTCCGATGCCGCCCATGTCTTTCTCGATCTCTTTGCCCTGCTCCTCTCCCTCGCCGCGATCAGGCTCGCTGCCCTTCCCGCCACCGATACCCGCACCTTCGGCTGGCACCGGGCGGAGGTATTCGCCTCCTTTATCAACGGCATCTCCGTCTTTTTCATCGCGGCGGTAATCTGCTATGAGGCGGTCGGCAGGATCTATCAGCCGGAAGAGGTGAAAAGCTTTCCGATGCTGGTGATCGCCGGCATCGGCCTCGGCATGAACCTTTTCTCCGCCTCGGCTCTCCACTCTCACTCGCACGACGACCTCAACGTACACAGCGCCTTCCTGCACGTCATAGGCGATGCGGCAGCCTCCGTCGGCGTCATCATCGGCGGCATCATCATGTACTACACCAACTGGTTCCTGCTCGATGCCATCATCTCCATCGGCATCGGCGCCGTCATCTTCTGGGGATCGTGGCGGGTGATCCGGGAATCGACCCACATCCTTCTCGAGGGTGTGCCGAAGACAATCGTGCTTGACGAGGTCGCCGGCACCATAATGGAGGTGGAGGGGGTATCGGAGGTGCACCACCTGAACGTGTGGACCATATGCTCCCACATCCTTGCCCTCTCGGCGCACGTGGTCATCCCGCGCTCCTTCCGCGGTGAACACGCCCCGATGCGCAGCCAGATCGAGAAGAAGCTTTTCGAGAAGCACCACATCTCCCACACCACGCTCCAACTGGAGAGCGAGCCGTGCACGAAGGAGGGGCACGTGAAGACATTCCGGCACCGTCCGCGTGCCGGCGGGGATGACCACGACCATGCCCACGGCGGCAGTTGCTCCGGGCATCACCACTAG
- a CDS encoding toll/interleukin-1 receptor domain-containing protein, translating to MNPELPKVFISFAHKDDEWGKALKSALDTLDVPSRTDQDIRAGEDWMFQIESALDSSSVFVLLISPDFMASEWAMFEIGVALGRSRESEVKILPVLLKPSDVPDAIQRLETIDGRSVNPPEVARRIRDVVEQCSTHQ from the coding sequence ATGAACCCGGAATTACCCAAAGTCTTTATATCTTTTGCGCACAAGGATGACGAGTGGGGAAAAGCTTTAAAAAGTGCCCTGGACACTTTGGACGTCCCTAGCAGGACTGATCAAGACATAAGAGCTGGTGAGGACTGGATGTTTCAGATCGAATCTGCTCTGGATTCATCTTCTGTGTTTGTACTACTCATCTCCCCAGATTTTATGGCCTCGGAGTGGGCCATGTTTGAGATAGGGGTGGCACTTGGAAGATCACGTGAATCAGAGGTAAAAATACTCCCAGTTCTCTTAAAGCCAAGTGACGTTCCCGATGCCATTCAGAGACTGGAGACCATCGACGGTCGTTCCGTCAACCCTCCTGAAGTGGCGCGTAGAATAAGAGACGTCGTCGAGCAATGCAGTACCCATCAGTAG
- the uvsE gene encoding UV DNA damage repair endonuclease UvsE has product MRFGLCCIFLQEEIPFRTTTAKALSALPRREQLEKLSTLCTGNAGNLLLALQTVSRLKIGAFRILSGLFPRMTHPEVGYTVDELPQAPEIVDFLGRAKTFAKEHDIRLSFHPDQFIVLSSPTPAVVASAIRELDAQAEVAEAVGADVITLHAGGVYGSKEQALVRFCEVYGDLPERVRTRLALENDDISYTVRDLLPACYKTGIPLVYDVHHHRCNGDGLSIEEATYLSGETWLPSKREQYCHISSPRAGWGGADPKPHADYIDPADFPEEWLGRSMTLDVEAKAKELAVLRLMRDLKL; this is encoded by the coding sequence ATGCGTTTCGGGCTGTGCTGCATCTTTTTGCAGGAGGAGATCCCCTTCCGCACCACCACGGCAAAGGCCCTGTCGGCGTTGCCGCGCAGGGAGCAACTGGAAAAGTTGTCAACACTCTGCACCGGCAACGCCGGAAACCTCCTTCTGGCCCTGCAGACGGTCTCGCGGCTGAAGATAGGCGCCTTCCGCATTCTCTCCGGCCTCTTTCCGCGCATGACGCACCCGGAGGTGGGGTACACGGTTGATGAGCTCCCTCAGGCGCCTGAGATAGTCGACTTTCTGGGGAGGGCGAAGACCTTTGCAAAGGAGCACGACATCCGCCTCAGCTTCCACCCCGACCAGTTCATCGTCCTCTCCTCCCCAACTCCTGCCGTCGTTGCCAGCGCCATACGGGAACTCGATGCCCAGGCCGAGGTCGCCGAGGCCGTGGGGGCGGATGTCATCACCCTGCACGCCGGCGGTGTCTACGGGAGCAAGGAGCAGGCACTGGTGCGCTTCTGCGAGGTGTATGGCGATCTGCCGGAAAGGGTGAGGACGCGGCTGGCACTGGAAAATGATGACATAAGCTACACCGTGCGCGACCTCCTTCCAGCCTGCTACAAAACGGGAATCCCTCTGGTTTACGACGTGCACCACCACCGCTGCAACGGCGACGGCCTCTCCATCGAGGAAGCGACATACCTTTCTGGCGAGACGTGGCTGCCCTCGAAGCGGGAGCAGTACTGCCACATCTCCTCCCCGCGTGCCGGTTGGGGTGGGGCAGATCCGAAACCGCACGCCGACTACATCGACCCCGCTGACTTCCCCGAAGAGTGGCTGGGACGCAGCATGACCCTCGATGTCGAGGCGAAGGCAAAGGAGCTGGCAGTCTTGCGCCTGATGCGCGACCTGAAGCTGTGA
- a CDS encoding PEP-CTERM sorting domain-containing protein — MATTWTDTSYDNHVFNRDSTSYRHTYDITDGPNGFVPGTDLAYNGSLVLNFESFGLVDYAIILMGNLLPDAMGFSNSSDQNIGLDFLALWRVNEYGHLSMTVNRLTGSFTLVDSVLTVEGIDRTPAVPEPGTMVLLAAGFFGVAIYSKRRRNA, encoded by the coding sequence ATGGCAACTACCTGGACCGACACATCCTACGACAACCACGTTTTTAACCGAGACAGCACGAGTTACCGGCACACATACGACATCACGGACGGCCCCAACGGGTTCGTCCCCGGCACAGATCTCGCCTACAACGGCAGTCTCGTTCTCAACTTCGAAAGCTTCGGGCTGGTTGATTACGCGATAATCCTGATGGGGAACCTGCTTCCGGACGCAATGGGCTTTAGCAACTCATCGGACCAGAACATCGGCCTCGACTTTCTGGCGCTGTGGCGAGTCAACGAGTACGGACACCTCAGCATGACCGTCAACCGCCTCACCGGTTCCTTCACCCTTGTCGATTCCGTCCTGACGGTGGAAGGGATCGACCGAACCCCGGCCGTGCCGGAACCGGGGACGATGGTTCTCCTGGCAGCGGGATTTTTCGGAGTGGCAATCTACAGCAAACGTCGCCGCAACGCGTAA